In the Candidatus Saccharimonas aalborgensis genome, one interval contains:
- the rplP gene encoding 50S ribosomal protein L16 has translation MLLPKKVPHRKVRIGKNDGVATRGHYVAFGDYGLQSLDNERITSRQIESARQAMTRYIKRGGKIWIRIFPHTPVTRKPLGLKMGGGKGNPEFYVAKVKTGTVLFEMKGVTEEIAREAMRLAGHKLPVKTRFVKREEA, from the coding sequence ATGCTTCTGCCAAAGAAAGTTCCGCATCGCAAAGTTCGCATCGGCAAAAACGATGGCGTCGCGACGCGTGGCCACTATGTTGCCTTCGGCGACTACGGCCTCCAAAGCCTCGACAATGAGCGCATTACGAGCCGCCAGATCGAGTCTGCTCGTCAGGCGATGACACGTTACATCAAGCGTGGTGGTAAGATCTGGATTCGCATCTTCCCGCACACACCAGTAACGCGTAAGCCACTGGGCCTCAAAATGGGTGGTGGTAAGGGCAACCCCGAATTTTACGTCGCAAAGGTCAAGACCGGAACCGTGCTATTTGAAATGAAAGGTGTTACTGAAGAGATTGCTCGCGAAGCGATGCGTCTCGCTGGACACAAATTGCCCGTCAAGACACGGTTTGTAAAGAGAGAGGAGGCATAA